The Haemophilus parainfluenzae genome window below encodes:
- a CDS encoding DNA adenine methylase has product MAQTKKHTQRERKYLSFRVWFCSIPFLIAPTARYFESRCYCGLNQTGNYKLDCRFNKADLIPRIERIGSMANKIHVTNFDTEEWLSTLDDNIPANSLIYLDPPYYEKGQGLYRNYYQHKDHVAIQEKLDKVKMHWVVSYDNHPNIREIYQQYRQSEYALNYSAIKR; this is encoded by the coding sequence GTGGCACAAACAAAAAAACATACTCAAAGAGAAAGAAAATATCTCTCCTTTAGAGTATGGTTTTGCAGCATTCCTTTCTTAATCGCACCAACCGCTCGGTATTTTGAAAGCAGGTGTTATTGTGGACTAAATCAAACTGGCAATTACAAACTAGATTGCCGTTTTAATAAAGCGGATTTAATTCCGCGAATAGAAAGAATTGGTAGTATGGCCAACAAAATTCACGTTACAAACTTTGATACTGAGGAATGGCTTTCTACGCTTGATGATAACATTCCTGCTAACTCACTAATTTATCTAGATCCACCATACTATGAAAAAGGGCAAGGGCTTTATCGTAACTATTACCAACATAAGGACCACGTTGCTATTCAAGAAAAGTTGGACAAGGTAAAAATGCATTGGGTTGTCTCTTATGATAATCACCCAAACATTAGAGAAATTTACCAGCAATACCGCCAAAGTGAATACGCGCTGAATTACTCAGCTATAAAAAGATGA